The Anoxybacillus amylolyticus DNA segment ATCGTCGATGTAGCTCCAGGTCAACTGGCGAGCGTATCGGAAATCCCACTTTCTAGTGGTCGTGCGCTTGTCCAATGGAAAGCAACGGAAGGAATGGCGCAAGTGTATCGTTGGCTAGAGGAAGGGAAAGACCGTAACGCATGGATTGATTTAGAAGTATACGTTGAACATTCGTTGACGCTTGAGGATATTCATCGTTTGCGCAAGCTGCATGACGGGTTTGTCTATATTCGTCCACATTTTTCCGAAAGAGAAGAACTTATATGGGAAACGAGAGAAAACGTTCCGATGGAAACGTTGTTTGAAAGGTTTTATGAAAAACAAACAGGCGGAGCTAAGCCAACAGCAGAGCTAGTTCAGCTATTTATGGAACTGCTTGCTGAGGAAGACGGAGGGGAAGAGCAGTGAAGCCGATTTGCTTAACCGTGGCAGGGTTGCATAGCTTCCGTGAAAAGCAAGTCATTGATTTTAAGACGTTATGTGAGGGGGGATTGTTTGGCATTTTCGGCCCGACAGGAAGCGGGAAGTCCTCGATTTTAGATGCGATGACGTTGGCGTTATATGGAAATGTCGAACGCGCCGCTAACAATACGCATGGTATTATGAACCATGCAGAAAACGAGCTATCGGTTGCATTCACGTTTGAATTAGTGAACGCCAATGGAAAAAAGCGATACACGGTCGAACGAACGTTTAAGCGGAGCGACGAATGGCGCGTGAAAACGAGTGTCAGCCGTTTGATTGAAGAAGGAACCGAGCGAATTGTCATCGCGGATAAAATGCGGGATGTTGATGAATGGATTAGGCGGTTGCTCGGGCTAGAAATGAAAGATTTCACCCGTGCGGTCGTCCTTCCACAAGGAAAGTTCGCTGAGTTTTTGTCGTTAAAAGGGGTTGAGAGGCGGCAAATGCTGCAACGGCTATTCAACCTTGAACGATACGGCGATGAATTAAATGAAAAGTTAAAAACAAAATTGGCGATGGCAGCAGCGAAGCTAGATACGATTCGAGCGGAGCAGGCAGGACTAGGTGACGCATCGCAAGCAGCGCTAGCAGAACAAAAGCGCGAGCTAGAGGAATTAGCCCGAGAACTAGCGCGACAAAAAGCACATGTTGCCGAAATAACCGAGCAGTATGAACGAAAGAAACAGCTTTGGCAATGGCAGCAGGAAAAACAATACGCTGAACAACAGATCGCCAAATGCTACCAAGAGGAAGAACGAATTGCAACATTAGAGCGGAAGCAAAAAAAAGCAGAAAAAGCGGAGCGGCTACTTCCGTACTGGCAGCAATACGAACAAACAAAGCAAGAAGTAGAAAAATGGGAGAAAGAATTAGAAGCAACCGAGCAAAAATTGCACGCTGTCCGTAAGCAGTACGAACAAGCGGCGGAAGCGTATCAGCTGATTCGAGCGAAAAAAGCTGAGGAAGAGCCAAAATGGCTTGAGCAAAAAGAGCGGTTAGTAAAAGCGCTGCAGCTGTTGGAACGGATGAAAAGCGTTGCAAAGGAAATAGACGAAAGTAAAAAGAAGCTTACGTTTCTTAACGAAAAAGAAAAACAAATAAAACAAGCGCTTCATGAATTAGACGGCCTTTATGAACGTGCGCTCGAAAAACAAAAACGACTAAAAGAAGCATGGCAGCAAAAGCAAGTGGACATGCAGCAAAAAGCACGCATCTATAAAGCCTATGAAGCAAAAAAAGAATGGCAGGCGCTCGAACGGGCGCTTCACGAAGCGCAAGCTGAATGGCAACAAAAACAAAAGCAGCATGATGAATTGACGAAAACGATACAGGTGGAAATGGAGCGGTCGGAAGCGATAGTTGCAAAAGAACGAGCGCATTTCCAGCGAATTGAAAAGCTGTATCATACAGTGTGTGAACATGAAACGAAGCTCGAAAAACTTCTTTACAAAATAAAACAAGCGCAAAAAAAAGCGGAACAAGAGCGAATGCTACATGCCGCTTCGTTGCTTGCTGCTTCACTGCACGAAGGCAGCCCTTGCCCGGTATGTGGCGCCACACACCATCCAAATCCAGCGCAGCCTGTCGCAACAGGAAACGGACACTTTTCTGAAGAAGAACAACCACTCGAGCAAGCGCAACAGCTCGTTGCCCCACTACAGACATTGAAAACAAAAGTGCAACAGTTGGCAGAACTACTCGCGCCAGAGGAAGTTCCTTTAGGTGGCACGGAAAAAATGAAGCGGGAAGAAAGCGACCAAGACCGTTCGTTCATCGAACAAGTAACGTATCTTTCTGTTGAACTAAAAGCATTGCAACAAGATTATGTGCAATGTCGCGAAGAAACAACGAAGCTACTAAATGAGCGAAAAGCAGTAGACATGCGACGGCAAGAGTTATTGCATCAACAAGCAGCGCTAGCGCAAGAAATCAACGAACGGCGTGAAAAATATAACGAGCGTTTGCAGATGTGCCAGACACAGCTAAAACAATGGCAAGAAATTTACCAAGATCTCGCGTTCGATACGATTGAACAAACGATGGAACAGCTGCAACATGACGAAAATGAAGCACAGCTGTTACAAGAGCGAATCGAAAAAAGCGTCCATTTTTTAGAAGAGAAAAAAGAAGAGCGTGAGCGATGGAAAGAACAGTGGCAGCAGCTCGAGCGGGAAAAAGCGGAGTATATGACACTGTATCAAACAAAACAAAAGCAATACGAAACGTATGCACAAGACTTACCGTTCCCGGTCGAGGAAGCAGCAGTCGCTCAATTATTAAATGAAACAGAACAACAACTCGTGAAGCTGCAACAG contains these protein-coding regions:
- a CDS encoding AAA family ATPase, whose translation is MKPICLTVAGLHSFREKQVIDFKTLCEGGLFGIFGPTGSGKSSILDAMTLALYGNVERAANNTHGIMNHAENELSVAFTFELVNANGKKRYTVERTFKRSDEWRVKTSVSRLIEEGTERIVIADKMRDVDEWIRRLLGLEMKDFTRAVVLPQGKFAEFLSLKGVERRQMLQRLFNLERYGDELNEKLKTKLAMAAAKLDTIRAEQAGLGDASQAALAEQKRELEELARELARQKAHVAEITEQYERKKQLWQWQQEKQYAEQQIAKCYQEEERIATLERKQKKAEKAERLLPYWQQYEQTKQEVEKWEKELEATEQKLHAVRKQYEQAAEAYQLIRAKKAEEEPKWLEQKERLVKALQLLERMKSVAKEIDESKKKLTFLNEKEKQIKQALHELDGLYERALEKQKRLKEAWQQKQVDMQQKARIYKAYEAKKEWQALERALHEAQAEWQQKQKQHDELTKTIQVEMERSEAIVAKERAHFQRIEKLYHTVCEHETKLEKLLYKIKQAQKKAEQERMLHAASLLAASLHEGSPCPVCGATHHPNPAQPVATGNGHFSEEEQPLEQAQQLVAPLQTLKTKVQQLAELLAPEEVPLGGTEKMKREESDQDRSFIEQVTYLSVELKALQQDYVQCREETTKLLNERKAVDMRRQELLHQQAALAQEINERREKYNERLQMCQTQLKQWQEIYQDLAFDTIEQTMEQLQHDENEAQLLQERIEKSVHFLEEKKEERERWKEQWQQLEREKAEYMTLYQTKQKQYETYAQDLPFPVEEAAVAQLLNETEQQLVKLQQQETETYERWTNVQKQYQALEANYKAAQLAFSESQKRKEQAEADWHQQLEKNSWSESDDIRQALLTAEEKIFIAEQITQHRDKQLKWQNEWQRLTRMMNGEEITEEQWRQIEQLRMEEDAKLTECIERTASAKAKMEELEEKHTRFQELEQERIEVERLVRLYNELQRVLRGNSFVEFIAEEQLIRVTRDASERLGALTRQRYAIEVDSEGGFIIRDDANGGVRRPVTTLSGGETFLTSLSLALALSKQIQLRGEYPLQFFFLDEGFGTLDNELLDIVITALERLQTSDMAIGVISHVQELRARLPKRLVVEPAEPSGRGTRVRLETM